The Natrinema sp. DC36 genome includes the window CCGGTATCCCGGTCTCGTCTCGGAACGCGAACTGTGGACGTACGACGTCCACAACATGCTGGTCTTTCCCCTCGCTGGGATCGATCTCTCGAACGCACCGTCGTTCGACTCGAGCGAACTCTCATCCCTTCGGCAGGTTCTCGACCGGACCCAGCGGATGGCCCGCATCGGCAACTGGATCTCGACGTGGAAGCGCGAACTCGCCGAGGGCGACTGTAGCTCCGGCGTCGTCGTCCACGCGCTGGAAAACGACGTCGTCTCGCCAGAACAGGTGCAGGCGGTCCGGCGGAACCCGACGGACGCGACGGTCGATCCGGTCGTCGAAGCGATTACCGACGCCGGCGTCGAGGACTACTTTCTGGACCGGTGGGACGCCGAGTACGAGACGGTCGGTCGCTACGAGTCCGAGATCGAGAGCGTCGATGTCGGCGCGTACCTCGAGGGGTTCGAGACGGTGCTGAGCTATCACCTCGCGAGCGAAGGCGAAAAGTGAGCGGAGGGGCGGACGGGATGTCGGGCGACGACCGGGACTGACGGTTGCGGTCCCGGGCGACGACCGGCACCGACGACTGCGAGTCGCCGGGCTACGACGAGAGCGCCGTCTCGAACGCGTTCTCGAGGTCGCCGATCAGATCGTCGACGTGCTCGATCCCGACGCTGACGCGGATCAGGCTGTCCGAGAGTCCGGCCTCGATGCGCTCTTCGCGGGGAATCGCAGCGTGGGTCATCGGTGCGGGCTGCTCGATCAGGCTCTCGACGCCGCCGAGGCTCTCCGCGAGCGTGAACACCTCGGTGTTCGAGACGACTGCACTCGCTTCCTCGAGGCTCGCGTCCAGTTCGAAGCTCAGCATACCGCCGAAATCGTCCATCTGCTCGGCGGCGATATCGTGGCCGGGATGGGACTCGAGACCGGGGTAGTACACCCGGTCGACGGCGGGATGGTCGTCGAGCCACGTCGCGATCGCTCGGGCGTTTTCACAGTGGCGGTCCATTCGGACGGGCAGCGTCTTCGTGCCCCGAAGGACGAGGAACGAGTCGAAGGGACCCGGCGTCGCGCCGACCGAGTTCTGGTAGAACCCCAGTCGCTCGTCCAGGTCCTCGTCGTCGGTCAGCAGCGCGCCGCCGACGACGTCCGAATGGCCGCCGAGGTACTTCGTGAGCGAGTGCGAGACGATATCCGCGCCGAGAGCCAGCGGCCGCTGGAGGTACGGCGTCGCGAA containing:
- a CDS encoding cystathionine gamma-synthase, giving the protein MDDDTNGQSDGEQFRIETRSIHAGQEPDAETGALMTPIHANSTYEQDAPGEHRGYEYSRTGNPTRTDLEANLASLEGAEYGRAFASGMASINTVLNLLEAGDHVVTGNDVYGGTHRIFTQVYEDYDLEFSFVDMTDLDEIEAAFRDGTELLWLETPTNPLMSIVDIEGAAEIAHAHDALCAIDNTFATPYLQRPLALGADIVSHSLTKYLGGHSDVVGGALLTDDEDLDERLGFYQNSVGATPGPFDSFLVLRGTKTLPVRMDRHCENARAIATWLDDHPAVDRVYYPGLESHPGHDIAAEQMDDFGGMLSFELDASLEEASAVVSNTEVFTLAESLGGVESLIEQPAPMTHAAIPREERIEAGLSDSLIRVSVGIEHVDDLIGDLENAFETALSS